The following is a genomic window from Sphingobacterium spiritivorum.
GTAACGGTATTTTATTTCAAGGCACATTGGGGTAAATTTCTTTTTCTTATCCTTATGGTTTTATGTTCTGCTTACTATCTGACTTCGTTGAAAAAGGCATTGACAAGTCAGCAGGAAAAAAGCGGAGAGAAGGCAGACGGACTTGTCATCCGTTATCCGGTATGTTCGGCGATAATTATTGTTTGCAGTATATTCCAGTTTATCTTTCCTGCTCCGCCGTTTATTTTCAGTGCGCTGTTATGGATACTCTCCGGTATATTGCTTTCTGTTATCTTTCGGACCTACATAAGCCAGTACTGGATGAGGATCTGGCTGGCACTGTTTACACTTTTTGTCCTGGCGTGTATGGATAATATGATCCTGCAGGCATCACGTCCTGAAAGATGGTGTATCCTGCTTATTTCGGCATGTAGTTTCTGCATCGGATTGTATGCCCTGATCAACAGACAGAAACAGGAGGAGCTGCGGGAGCGCTGGATATTATACCCGATAGGGCTGATGACGGCATTTACACTGATCGCATGTATCAGTGACATCTTTGGTCAGTATAATCTGGCCAAGGTGCTGATGGTATCCGGATTGCTAAGTGTGATGATCACGATTCTGTTTTTATGGGTGGTGCGGTTAATTAATGAGGGGCTGCAGTTTGCCTCTATGCTGTACACGCATCAGGAACAGCGATTGTTTTATCTGAACTACAACCGGGTAGGGACGCAGGCACCTACATTTTTTTACATCTTTCTGGTGATTGGCTGGTTTGTGTTGTTTGGCCGTAATTTTTATGAGTTCAGGCAGATATCCGAACCGTTAAAGAATTTTTTCGAGCAGGAACATGCATTAGGCAGCTATACTTTTTCGATCAGCAATCTTTTGACTTTTATCGTGATTATGATCGTGACTACAGTGGTCTCAAAAGTAGTTTCTTATTTTGCTTCCGATCAGCAATGGAACAGTAAGGAAGAAAAACATAAGCGGAAATTGAAAGTGGGTAGCTGGCTGTTGCTTATCCGGATTACGATTATTGTGCTTGGACTTTTTCTTGCCTTTGCTGCGGCGGGTATACCGATGGACAAAATTACACTGATCTTAGGCGCATTAGGAGTAGGTGTGGGATTTGGTTTACAGACGCTCGTCAATAATCTGGTGAGCGGACTGATCATTGCATTTGAAAAACCTGTGAATGTAGGTGATGTTATCGAGGTGGGCGGACAAGGCGGGACTGTCAAATCTATCGGCTTCAGAAGCAGTGTCATTTCTACTGTTGACGGAGCTGATCTTGTTTTACCTAACGGGGATCTGCTCAATTCTCATGTGATCAACTGGACATTAGGCGGCTATAAAAAGCGTATGCATATTGTCTTGCGTGTGACTTATGACAGCGATCTTCAACATATCCGCGACTTGCTGTTGCTTATTATGGGCAAGCAGGTAAATATCCTGACATCTCCTCTGCCTGTCGTACAGTATAATCAGTTTGCCGCAAGTGCGATAGATATTGATCTATATTTCTGGGTACGAAGCCTCAGAGATGCTTCGCAGATCCGAAGCGACCTTATGCAGGCTATACATCAGCATTTCCGGCAGGAGGGTATTGTCATTCCGTTTCCTCAACAGGACATTCATATTGCGTCCGGACCTGAAAAAGAAGGAGATAGGGAAGACTAAAAATCAAATTATTTTGCAAGGATAAAATTTTTTATTTAACATTGAGTTTAAGTAATGCTAAACTATGGCTGTTACTTTTGCCAAAATATATGCCTTTCGTTTTTGTATTTTTTAATATTTATAAACAATGGGTGTAATTGTAGTATGTTGCATCATTAAAAAACGAATAATCAAATCTAAAATAATAATTTTCAGCAAGCTGCTGCACATGCAAAGTTTGCCCCTATGTCATCATGAGAAAAATATTACTTATCAGTGCATTTTTAACTGCTCAACTGGTACATGCACAGTATCACGGACAGGTTTACATCGATCTTAACGATAATAAGAAACCGGATCTGAATGAAAAAGGAGTAGGAGATATCCTCGTATCGGACGGATATGATATTGTCAAAACGGATGCGAATGGTAAATTTGATATTAAACCTCATGAAAAAGCCCGTTTTCTTTTCATTACCGTTCCATCGGGTTATAAGGCCAGAAAAACGCATTATATTAAACTTTCCAAAGCGGATGAAACATATGACTTCAGCCTCGTAAAAGACGAAGTTCAGTCTGCGGATAAACTACGCTTTATTCAGATAACGGATACAGAAACTCCGCTTTACGGGCAGTGGATAGACAATGTACGTAATTATGCACGCGAGCAGGGTGCTTCACTTATCATGCATACCGGCGATATCTGTTACGAACCGGGTATGCAGTTTCATGCCCGTCAGGTAAACTCCGAACTGATGCGCCGACCTACATATTATGCAGTTGGTAATCATGATCTGGTAAAAGGTGAATATGGTGAAAAATTATTTGAGGATCTGTTTGGTCCGACATATTATTCCTTTGATGCCGGTCCGGCCCACTTTGTGGTGACACCTATGGCCGGTGGCGACTATGCTCCCAGTTATACGCAGGATCAGGTGATCGCGTGGCTGAAGAAGGATCTGGCTGCCAAGGATAAGAATAAACCTTTGATCTTTATCAATCATGATTTTGCAGTAGGGAAAGATTTTGTGATGAAAGGTAAGACTGAGGAGATTGATCTCAAGCAGTATAATCTGAAAGCCTGGCTGTTTGGACACTGGCATAATAATTTTGTGCAACGCGTGGGCGAAGGTAATGTATATGTGATCTCCACAGGAGCTCCGAATAAAGGTGGAATCGATAATTCTGCAGGTCAGTTTATGGCTATTGATATCAGTAAGGACGGAGTCACTCACGTACAGCCAGTATATGCCAATCTGAAAGGGCATGTAGCTGTCGTAAGTCCTGCCGTATCCGGTATGAATACCCTTAATGGAAATAAACTGGATATAAATGTCAATATCTACGATAGTGAACGAGCGGTAACCGGAGCTTATACTTATATCTATGATCAGAGTGGCAAACAGATTGCCAAAGAGACACTGCAGCAACAGAGCGACTGGAACTGGAGAGGACAAAGTGCATTAGGTAAAGTGTCTTACGGTGTAAATTATGAGATGCTGACTGAAGTTGTATATGCCAACGGTGAACGTGAATTAAAGAAGCAACCTTTCGCGTTAACAAAGACCGTTGCTGATCAGGCTTTGCAGCTGATATGGAGTGCCAATATCGGGGCGAGTGTATGGAAAGCAAGTCCGCTTGTTGTGGATGATATGGTATTAGCTGCGACTATTGATGACGGTACGACAGACAAAAGCAAGATCGTCGCTCTGGACAAAAAGACCGGAAAAGAGATCTGGTCTTATCATACAAACAGCTCTGTTAAGAATAAGTTGAACGTAGCTGAAGGGCTTGTATTAGCTACGGATGGTGCCGGAAATGTGTATGCGCTGGATATCAAAACCGGAAAGCTCAAATGGACAAAGAGCCTTAGCGGAGGAACGCTGCCGGTATATGTAACCGGAGGTGTCGTTGATAAAGGTATTTATTATACCGGATATGGTAAATACCTGTCGGCCTTAAACGTCAAAACAGGAGATGTAATCTGGCAGAATAAGGATTGGAATAGTGGCGAGGGGATGCCCGGATCTATGCTGATCGCTAAGAATGTACTGATCACAGGCAGCAACTGGAATAGCTTATTTGCACATGACCTTGCATCAGGCAAGTTGTTGTGGAAGAGAAATGATGACGGACTTCGTTTCAGAAGCGGGGGTGTGAGTTTTGATGGTGAGTATGTATACACGACTGGACTCAACGGTTTGTTTGTACTGGATCTGAAAACCGGAGAAACGGTTAGAAAGAAGATTTTTGAAGATGAATTTAAGGTAATGGCCTCGCCTCTGCTTTTAAACGGGGAACTGATCATGCCTACATCAGTAGGCGGTGTAAAAAGTTACGATATGAAGACTTTGGAAGAAAAATGGCAGTTTAACACCGGAGAAGCATTGGTGTATACTTCGGCCTATACCAGTCCGGATCAGCACAAACCGGTCCGTACGGTAGAAAGCAGTGTACTTGCTGTCGGAAACAACCTGTACTTCGGCGCTTCGGACGGACAATTTTATGTGCTTGATCAGAGCGGTAAACTGGTACAGGCTATTACATTGGGAGCTCCTATATTCGCCGAGGCAACTCTTGCAGACCACTATATGTATGTTGCTGATTTTTCAGGTAATGTACATTGTTTTAAGATGAAATAATAGTGATAGATATACGGGTTTCATAGCAAACTACAGGCTGTAAAAAGCTGATTTCATAAAAGCGACAACGCCCCTGAATCTGTTCAGGTGCGTTGTCGTTTAGTATTTAAGTATTCTGGAATCGATTTCCGAACTAATGGGATATACGTCTTTGTAAATATCAATTCCCGTCTGTTCCAGAGGTATGCCGGCCATACTTGTTTTTTTGCCTTTGATCGAGATTTTATTCTTATTGTTAATATCGATCATAGCCCAGATTGGTTCCTCATAGACCAGTGTATATTGGAGTATACGGTGTTTTTTGTAAAAGTCTTCTGAAAATGCCTGGTTTTTGAAATCTTCACCTGCCCAGTAATAGGACGCACTGTTGATCTGCACATAATGTATCCCGTTTATTTCATTATGATAGTTCATGTGATGATGCCCGGTCAATACGAGGATGACCTTTTTGAATCCTGCCTTTTCGTTTATCTGCTCTAACAGATAGCGGACCTCCATTCCGTTATCGAGTCCGCCTAAGGTATTTTCCAGCCCCTGATGACAAAAGATTACGGTTCTTAGAGAAGTCTTTTGCAGATCGTCTCTGAGCCACTCCAGTTGCTTCTTTGCGATTGTTCGCGGATAACCCGGTATCTCGGTTGTTTCACTTTTCTCATTACCGTCCAGGACAACAAAGTGAAAACCATTCTTATCAAACGAATAGTAGGGGCGTTCAGCGGACCAGAATGCCAGCGATTGTTCTTTCGTATATCCGCCATCCGTATCATGATTGCCGAGCACATGATATTTTTCACCCTCAAAGCTGTTCCATATATCCATCAAAGGCTTATTCTGAGGTTTGGGCATGCAGAAATCTCCCAGCTGGATAATGAAATCCGGTTTTTCCTGTTTCATTGCTTCAATAAAGGCTGCTGCCCGTTTTTCGCTGTCGTGCATCAGATCATAATGCAGATCTGTGATTACACCGAACCGGATCCTTTGACTGGCTTTATCTGTACTTGTTCTGGCAGAGGCAAGTGCGGGACTCAGCAGAAGACCGGAGATCCCCAGTCCTCCGATTTTTAAAAATGATTTTCTGTTTATCATAACTGGTTTTTAAATTAACAGTAATTCCTGTATTATAAGGCTTTTATGAGTTCTATAATTTCCAATGGCTGATGTATAAGTTTATCCGAGGGATAATAATTCAGTTCATGCACTGTATGTGTTCCGTAGAGTGATCCTACAGAATATCCAACATTAGCGCGGTGAGCGGATTGTAAATCCGAAGGCGTATCGCCGATATTGAAAACCGTAGCTGCATCACGGATCTGACATTTTTCCATCGCAAGATGAATCATATCCGGTTCAGGTCTGCCGTTTACGACATCACTGCTGGATACAGAACAATTGATAATATTGTTCGAAGTGTTATGCAGTCTTATGTAATTACTGTCCAGGTCTTTATCCCAGTCCAGTTTACGCAGAATTATAGCGGTAACCTTACGGTAAAATCCTGTAGTCAATGCGATCCGGATGTCATTTTCTCTGCAGAATTCAAATACTTCCGGTACTCCGTCATAAGGTTTTGCGCCGTATGTTTCATAATGATGCTCAAGTGTATTGCAGAAAAAAGCATAGGACTCATCCACTTTGTCTTTAAACGAGGGATGATTTTCCCCGATTTCATCTTTCCAGATGGTTTCGAATACCCGGTATTTGGACCAGCCCATCATGCTGTTTATTTTTTCTGAAGACACTTCCAGTTGTGTTGCCCGGATGGCTTCAAAAAAACATTTTTCGACTTCACGATTGTCCTGTACGGTCGTACCGGCCATATCAAACAGGGCTAATTTAATTTTACTCATAATTATTGATCTGTTGTGGTTTGACAAATGATATAATATGCGTAGCCACCCCACCATGGAAACTGTCTGCTTCTGTAAGCTGACGATGCCCGTATTTATAAAGTGCTGTATTTTTCTGTGGAATATCCGGATTGTAGCTGTCTGTCTGTGGATCACTGGCAAATACAGTCCAGGTGACCAGATCGCCTTTTTGCAAGGTACTGTCGATGGCATCATATGCTTTATAATCAGAAGCGATATCCTCAATGACGCCTACAATTTCGTGTCCCAGAATGGTCGGACAGGGTTCCTGACGTATACCGCAATAGGTGTGAAGATCACTTCCGCAAAGGGTGATATAGCAGATTTTTACTAATATTTCTCCCTCCGAGAGCGATCGGACAGGCTGGCTGTGCACAGCCGGAGGCATGTTAGATTGTTCAAAAACCAGAAAATTGCCCTGTTTTATCATAATGGTAGTATAAATATATAAAATGTTTTGTAATACTAAACAATGTTTATTTATACTGTATTTTATTAGTGTTAAACAATTATGAAGATTGCAGGGATAGGTGAGGTACGCAGGTGTTGCTCCGAATACTTATAAAGTGTGAAAGGGTACTTATAAAAAAGACAAAGAATTTCCCTTTTTCCTTACTACAGGAAACAAAAATACCCCTGAAATTTTCAGGGGTAGGTGCTATATTCATTTAGCTTGTTAATTATTCTTCAGGTATTCTCTCAATACATATTGCAGGATACCATCATTCTTGTAATATTCTATCTCTATAGCGGAATCCAGTCTGGCTTTGACTTTGAAGTCAGTCGCTTTGCCTGAAGGATGTACTGCATTGACGTCCAGTAATTTATGCGGACTCAGGTTTTCGGCCAGTCCCGTGATGGTAAATGTTTCTGTTCCGTCCAGTCCCAGAGATTCGGCATTCTGACCTTCTACAAATACCAGCGGTGCTACGCCCATACCGACCAGATTGCTGCGGTGTATACGTTCAAAGCTTTCGGCTATAACTGCTTTTATACCCAGCAGAAATGTTCCTTTAGCTGCCCAGTCTCTGGATGATCCTGATCCGTATTCTTTACCTGCTAATACAATAAGTGGTGTCTGATCTTTCTGGTAGGCCATAGCGGTCTCATATACGGTATTCACTTCGTTATCTGGAAAATAGATACTGTATCCACCTTCTTTTTCAACGATCTTATTTTTAATACGTACATTGGCAAAAGTACCCCGCATCATGACTTCGTGATTCCCTCTTCGTGATCCGTAAGAGTTGAAGTCAGCCTGTGCGACATCGTGAGCCAGTAAGTACTGACCTGCAGAAGTGTTATCTTTGAACGAGCCGGCAGGGGAGATATGGTCTGTCGTGACCGAATCTCCGAGATATAATAACACACGTGCGTCTTTGATATCTGTTACCGGATTTAAGGTCTCTTTCAGCCCCTCAAAGAATGGTGATTCCTTGATATAGGTAGAATCTGATTTCCATTCGTAGTTTTGTTCCAGATTGACCTGCAGATTCTGCCAGTCTGTAGACCCGTCAAAGATGACGTCATATACTTCCTGAAAATCTTCCTGTTTCACACAGTCATTGATGGTCCGGATAATCTCTTCCCGGCTCGGCCATATATCTTTCAGATACACCGGATTGCCATTCGGATCATAATCCAGCGGATCTTCCAGCAGGTTGATATCTACACGACCCACCAGTGCATAGGCAACTACGAGCATAGGTGACATCAGAAAGTTCATCTTTACCTGCGGATGTACACGTGCTTCGAAATTACGATTGCCGGAGAGCACCGATGCCACTACCAGTTCGCCTTTATCTACGGCTTCAGCGATATGCGGAGGAAGCGGGCCTGAGTTGCCGATACAGGAAGTACAGCCGTATCCCACGGTATGAAACCTTAAGGCATCCAGATCTACATTCAGTCCGGCCCGTTCCAGATATTGAGTGACGACTTTAGATCCCGGAGCCAGAGATGTTTTGACCCAGGACTTGGTCCGTAATCCTTTTTCTACCGCATTGCGGGCCAGTAGTCCGGCGCCGATCATGACGGCAGGGTTGGAGGTATTGGTACAACTGGTGATGGCTGCAATCACGATACTGCCATCGCTCAGGATAAATTCTTTATTCTTATGCTTGATACGGACGGACTGTAGGGCTTCTTTATCTACCTGAAAATTATTAGGAGCTGTGAGTGGCACTTTTCCGAAGGTGAATTCAGTTCCTGATCCGCCATCTGCCAGCCAGGCCGCTTCACGGCGATCCTGAAAAGGCTGGTATTCTCTGTTGTGTTCTTTATCCAGCAAGGTAGCAAATTTGCTTCCCAGTTCTTTCACGATGATCTTATCCTGCGGACGTTTGGGTCCTGAAACGGTTGGTTCTAATGTAGACAGATCAAATTCGACTAATGACGAATACTGGATGGTCTCATTGCCGGTTCGCCACAGCAGATTTTCCTTACAATAGGTTTCTACAATCTCTATCTGCTCTTTGGAACGATTGGTCGCATGCATATATTCCAATGTGCGGTTATCGATAGGGAAGTAGGTGACAGTACAGCCAAATTCAGGCGACATATTGGAGATTGTAGCGCGATCCGTTACCGTCAGGTTGTCTAGTCCTTCGCCGAAGACTTCCACAAATTTGCCTACTACTCCTTTATCTCTCAATATTTTGGTAATGGAAAGTACCATATCAGTAGCGGTACAGGCATCCGGGATATTTCCGGTAAGTTTCAGACCGATGACTTCAGGACAGGTAAAGAAGATGGGCTGCCCCAGCATTGCGGCTTCCGCTTCTATACCTCCTACACCCCAGCCAATGACGCCGATACCATTTACCATCGGGGTATGCGAATCAGTACCGACTAAGGAATCCGGAAATAACCAGCCTTCTCTGCTGATGACTCCCTTGGCCAGATATTCCAGATTGACCTGATGGCAGATTCCCATTCCGGGAGGAACAACTGTAAAATTACGGAGTCCTTTTTGCGCCCATTTCAGGAGCTCATAGCGTTCGGTATTGCGGTCATATTCGAGTTGTACATTCTTATCATAGGAATAATCTGTGCCGAAGTAATCTACCTGTACGGAATGGTCAATTACCAGATCCACGGGGATAGCCGGATTTATCTTTTGTCCGTCTTTTCCGTGGCGTACATATTCTGCCCGCAGGGAGGCCATATCCACGACAGCGGGTACACCGGTGAAATCCTGCATCAGAATACGGGCCGGCTTGAAGGGTATATCTTTGTCTACGGGAGCCGGTGACCAGTGAAGCAATGTATTGACATGTTCATCGGTAATGCTGAACCCGTCAAAATTGCGGAGTACATTTTCCAATAAAATCCGGATACTGAACGGAAGATGATCTACCGAACCTCCGGGAAGGTTTTTCAGCGAACTGTAATGATAGGTTGTGCCATTAACATCAAGTTTCTGAAGTGATTTTGCTTTAGATGTGTCCATAAATTATCTCTCTTGTATAGTATTAACAAGTGATTTTTGAAATCGTTGTCAAAAAAATGAAATTTTCGCTCAGGACTGTTTTGTTTCAGATACGGCTGTCATTTTCCTGTTGCCAGCTGTCTTACAGCTGAGGGAAACCGGAATTTAAAACGGGCAATATTGTGTCTTTCTGCGCCTGTTCTTTGCTGTTGAAATACGTATCTTTGCAGCATGTCTACATCTTCTATTCAACAACAAGAGACTATAGTTGCATTGGCTACGGCCAATGGTAATGGTGCTATCGCTGTGATCCGTCTTTCGGGCAAGGATGCTATTGAAATTGCCAATCAGGTTTTTCGTGGCAAGGATCTTTCTGCTCAACCTTCTCATACGGTTCATTTCGGTACCATCCGGGATGGAGAGGAAATTCTGGATGAGGTGCTGGTCACCTTATTTGTAGGCCCTAATTCTTACACGAAGGAGCATGTGGTGGAAATATCTACACACAACTCTAAATATATTATCGAACGTATTATCAGCTTACTGATCCGCAAGGGGGCAAGGGCTGCCAAGCCGGGAGAATTTACACTGCGTGCTTTCCTGAACGGTGGTATGGATCTTTCGCAGGCAGAGGCGGTGGCGGATCTGATTGCGTCTAATTCGGCGGCATCCCATCAGATCGCTATGCAGCAGATGAGGGGCGGATTTTCCAATCAGCTACGGAAGCTACGGGATGATCTGATTCATTTTGCTTCGCTTATCGAACTGGAACTTGATTTTTCGGAGGAGGATGTGGAGTTTGCAAACCGGGATCAGCTGAAGCTGCTGATTTTACAGATCAATTCGGTAGTACGAAAACTTATTCAGTCTTTTGAACAGGGAAATGTGCTCAAAAATGGTGTTCCGGTGGTTATTGCCGGCAAACCGAATGTGGGTAAATCTACTTTGCTGAACGCTTTGCTGAATGAAGAACGTGCTATTGTATCGGATATCGCCGGTACTACACGGGATACAATCGAAGATGAGATTAATATTCATGGAGTGACGTTCCGTTTTATTGATACGGCTGGTATACGCGAAACGGTAGATGTGATTGAGGCAAAAGGCGTGGAGCGTACCCGAGAAAAGATGAAACAGGCACGCCTGATTATCTATCTCTTTGATCCGGTACAGGATACGATTGCGGATGTGGAAACGCAACTGGAAGAGGTGCGAAGCCTGAATATTCCTTTTGTGACGATTATCAATAAGTCGGATTTGCTGTCGGAAGAACAGCGTGCCGGATATCAGTCTCTTTCTCCGGTATTTATTTCTGCTAAGGAGCAGATCGGCGTTGAAGAACTGAAGGATGAACTGCTGCGTCAGGTGAACCTGGCTAATCTGAATACGGATGATGTAATGGTAACTAATATTCGCCATGTCGAAGCGCTGCAGCATACGGAAGATTCGCTGGGCAGGGTACTGTTTGGTATTGATAATCCGGTTACTTCTGACTTCCTGGCTATGGATATCCGCCAGGCGCTGTATCACCTGGGAGAAATCACGGGTAGTGTTTCTACAGATGATCTGCTGGATAATATCTTTAGTAAGTTTTGTATCGGGAAGTAAAGCTGTTTTACTTTGTGTTTCTTCGTTTGTTAACCAGTGATTTAGTTCTTTTTGACTTTTCTTTGAATTAGATATTCTGATTGAACTCTCACGTTGTAAAGTTTTTAAAAAAATGAAGATTCAAATAATCAGTGATTTACATCAGGAGTTTGGGATGACGGAATTATCTTTTGATAAGGCTGACATTGTTGTATTTGCCGGTGATATAAATCTCGGCATAAAAGGAATTCAGTGGATTCAATCAACTATAAAATCCAAACCTGTAATTTATGTGCTTGGAAACCATGAATACTACAAAGGATCGTATCCCAAAACGCTCCATAAAGTAAGAGCCTTAGCTGAAAATTCAAATGTTCATGTATTAGAGGATTCATATATTGATATAGATAATATTCGATTCCACGGTTGCACGTTATGGACAGATTTTTCAGTATTTGGTAATTCAGTGGAATATGGTATCATTTGTCAGTCGACCATGAGCGATTATAAAATGATAAGGCGTGACCCTTCTTATTCAAAGATGCGCTCCGTTGATACTTTTCAAATTCATCAGGTGTCACGGAAATGGTTAGAAGGAAGTTTACAAGGTTCTGAGAAATCTAAAAATATTGTAGTTACACATCATGCGCCAGGTTTACAGTCTGTACCAACAGAATATAAAAATGATCCTGTATCGGCTGCATATGCTTCTGATATGGAAGATTTTATTTTAATGCATCAACCAGATTTCTGGATTCATGGTCATATCCATACACCAAGTCGATATCATATTGGGAAGACAGAAATTATATGTAATCCGCATGGCTATATAGATGAGCCTTATAATGGTTATGAGAAGGAGTTGGTTGTTGAAGTGTAGACTTAAACTAGTTTTGCGAAAAGACCAAAAAGCTATTTCCGCATATCCTTATTTGTGGCATTACGACGATACCGTTTACCATCTTTAGCACCATCCCAAACGCTGGTTACTCCTTGCTTTTTAGTTGGAACCTCTTTTTCCAGACGTATTAGTTTTTTGGATACTTTTCTAAAAGTTCTATTCCATCGCCTTTTATCTTGTTTTTCTGTTTCAGCTGTAGTGATTCCGAATATTTTAGTTTTTCTTACTGATCGGGACATGTTTTTTTTGTTTGACACAAATATAATTAATAGCACATCCAACATGCACATTGAACAATTCTTTAATCATCCGCTTTTTAGGTTAGTAATTGTTAAATTTACTTCAATAGATGATATCATAACTGCATCCGATCTTGGCATAGAATCAGGCAAATAAATTCAAAAATTAAAAATATTTTTTTCTTATCAGTAGCTGTTTTATTTTTAGTGACAATTACAATCCAAATATAGATTATGATTTTAAAACGGAAAATTAATCAATAAAATGAATAGACTAATACTAATCGGTAATGGTTTTGATTTAGCGCATGGATTGAAGACCAGTTATAAGGATTTTATCTTCTGGTATTTGGATAAGTGTTTTAATCAAGCAGGAATATACGATAATGGCCATTA
Proteins encoded in this region:
- a CDS encoding mechanosensitive ion channel family protein, which gives rise to MKQLSIVILFISLLNCAYGGIVQSDTLAKDTAVKKDFVSQMQDFAKQSAARSRLDYNADRAMVRQNEILEQIKRTNQRARAFLKNGVDSLQINSDLDNIIKWHEIAGDGVFNHLGTAQTNRNLTTTYNVLVGLSKDVATQKSRIDRYQTQLIQFRFALDSLSNDPSLFQFPTDSAELVNYIQQLRAVAVEISPVTQSLKTAIYNIQHIQTKINLELFRLNAHMEEINFYQKEIADRIFNKEFVNIWQPNTFDRPFSELLYYSVHKAYLVTVFYFKAHWGKFLFLILMVLCSAYYLTSLKKALTSQQEKSGEKADGLVIRYPVCSAIIIVCSIFQFIFPAPPFIFSALLWILSGILLSVIFRTYISQYWMRIWLALFTLFVLACMDNMILQASRPERWCILLISACSFCIGLYALINRQKQEELRERWILYPIGLMTAFTLIACISDIFGQYNLAKVLMVSGLLSVMITILFLWVVRLINEGLQFASMLYTHQEQRLFYLNYNRVGTQAPTFFYIFLVIGWFVLFGRNFYEFRQISEPLKNFFEQEHALGSYTFSISNLLTFIVIMIVTTVVSKVVSYFASDQQWNSKEEKHKRKLKVGSWLLLIRITIIVLGLFLAFAAAGIPMDKITLILGALGVGVGFGLQTLVNNLVSGLIIAFEKPVNVGDVIEVGGQGGTVKSIGFRSSVISTVDGADLVLPNGDLLNSHVINWTLGGYKKRMHIVLRVTYDSDLQHIRDLLLLIMGKQVNILTSPLPVVQYNQFAASAIDIDLYFWVRSLRDASQIRSDLMQAIHQHFRQEGIVIPFPQQDIHIASGPEKEGDRED
- a CDS encoding outer membrane protein assembly factor BamB family protein; translation: MRKILLISAFLTAQLVHAQYHGQVYIDLNDNKKPDLNEKGVGDILVSDGYDIVKTDANGKFDIKPHEKARFLFITVPSGYKARKTHYIKLSKADETYDFSLVKDEVQSADKLRFIQITDTETPLYGQWIDNVRNYAREQGASLIMHTGDICYEPGMQFHARQVNSELMRRPTYYAVGNHDLVKGEYGEKLFEDLFGPTYYSFDAGPAHFVVTPMAGGDYAPSYTQDQVIAWLKKDLAAKDKNKPLIFINHDFAVGKDFVMKGKTEEIDLKQYNLKAWLFGHWHNNFVQRVGEGNVYVISTGAPNKGGIDNSAGQFMAIDISKDGVTHVQPVYANLKGHVAVVSPAVSGMNTLNGNKLDINVNIYDSERAVTGAYTYIYDQSGKQIAKETLQQQSDWNWRGQSALGKVSYGVNYEMLTEVVYANGERELKKQPFALTKTVADQALQLIWSANIGASVWKASPLVVDDMVLAATIDDGTTDKSKIVALDKKTGKEIWSYHTNSSVKNKLNVAEGLVLATDGAGNVYALDIKTGKLKWTKSLSGGTLPVYVTGGVVDKGIYYTGYGKYLSALNVKTGDVIWQNKDWNSGEGMPGSMLIAKNVLITGSNWNSLFAHDLASGKLLWKRNDDGLRFRSGGVSFDGEYVYTTGLNGLFVLDLKTGETVRKKIFEDEFKVMASPLLLNGELIMPTSVGGVKSYDMKTLEEKWQFNTGEALVYTSAYTSPDQHKPVRTVESSVLAVGNNLYFGASDGQFYVLDQSGKLVQAITLGAPIFAEATLADHYMYVADFSGNVHCFKMK
- a CDS encoding metallophosphoesterase family protein, whose translation is MINRKSFLKIGGLGISGLLLSPALASARTSTDKASQRIRFGVITDLHYDLMHDSEKRAAAFIEAMKQEKPDFIIQLGDFCMPKPQNKPLMDIWNSFEGEKYHVLGNHDTDGGYTKEQSLAFWSAERPYYSFDKNGFHFVVLDGNEKSETTEIPGYPRTIAKKQLEWLRDDLQKTSLRTVIFCHQGLENTLGGLDNGMEVRYLLEQINEKAGFKKVILVLTGHHHMNYHNEINGIHYVQINSASYYWAGEDFKNQAFSEDFYKKHRILQYTLVYEEPIWAMIDINNKNKISIKGKKTSMAGIPLEQTGIDIYKDVYPISSEIDSRILKY
- a CDS encoding HAD hydrolase-like protein, producing the protein MSKIKLALFDMAGTTVQDNREVEKCFFEAIRATQLEVSSEKINSMMGWSKYRVFETIWKDEIGENHPSFKDKVDESYAFFCNTLEHHYETYGAKPYDGVPEVFEFCRENDIRIALTTGFYRKVTAIILRKLDWDKDLDSNYIRLHNTSNNIINCSVSSSDVVNGRPEPDMIHLAMEKCQIRDAATVFNIGDTPSDLQSAHRANVGYSVGSLYGTHTVHELNYYPSDKLIHQPLEIIELIKAL
- a CDS encoding alcohol dehydrogenase catalytic domain-containing protein, with the protein product MIKQGNFLVFEQSNMPPAVHSQPVRSLSEGEILVKICYITLCGSDLHTYCGIRQEPCPTILGHEIVGVIEDIASDYKAYDAIDSTLQKGDLVTWTVFASDPQTDSYNPDIPQKNTALYKYGHRQLTEADSFHGGVATHIISFVKPQQINNYE